The following are encoded in a window of Bradyrhizobium guangdongense genomic DNA:
- a CDS encoding enoyl-CoA hydratase/isomerase family protein, protein MNAPAISEDLLYSVTDGIARITFNRPQARNAMTFAMYDRMAEICQEINVDRSIKALILTGAGDKAFASGTDISQFRAFKTAQDALDYEARIDRVLGTLEQCRVPVIAAIAGACTGGGAGIAACCDLRIGTETTRMGFPIARTLGNCLSMSNISRVVSLVGPARTKDLIFRARLVEAPEALALGLLTEIVPDVETLQRRADETAKLVASHAPLTLEATKEAVRRIRRTLSREEGEDLILKAYMSEDFREGMDAFLNKRSPNWRGR, encoded by the coding sequence ATGAACGCACCGGCTATTAGCGAAGACCTGCTCTACTCCGTCACAGACGGCATCGCGCGGATCACCTTCAACCGCCCGCAGGCCCGCAACGCCATGACCTTTGCCATGTATGACCGCATGGCGGAGATCTGCCAGGAGATCAACGTGGACCGCTCGATCAAGGCGCTGATCCTCACCGGCGCCGGCGACAAGGCGTTTGCGTCGGGCACTGACATTTCTCAATTCCGCGCCTTCAAGACCGCGCAGGATGCGCTGGACTACGAGGCGCGGATCGACCGCGTCCTCGGCACGCTCGAACAGTGCCGCGTGCCTGTCATCGCGGCGATCGCGGGGGCCTGCACCGGCGGCGGCGCCGGCATCGCCGCTTGCTGCGATCTTCGCATCGGCACCGAGACGACGCGCATGGGTTTCCCGATCGCGCGTACACTCGGCAATTGCCTGTCGATGTCGAACATCAGCCGAGTCGTCTCGCTGGTCGGTCCTGCCCGCACCAAGGATCTGATCTTCAGGGCGCGCCTGGTCGAGGCGCCGGAAGCGCTCGCGCTCGGCCTGCTCACCGAGATCGTGCCCGATGTCGAGACGCTGCAGCGCCGCGCTGACGAGACCGCGAAGCTCGTCGCGAGCCACGCGCCGCTCACGCTGGAAGCCACCAAGGAGGCGGTGCGCCGCATCCGCCGCACGCTGTCGCGCGAAGAGGGCGAGGACCTGATCCTCAAGGCCTATATGAGCGAAGATTTCCGCGAGGGCATGGACGCCTTCCTCAACAAGCGCTCGCCGAACTGGAGGGGCCGGTAG
- a CDS encoding tripartite tricarboxylate transporter permease encodes MEAFGLLLHGFAVLLTWKTLVLMMVGLVLGIFVGVLPGLGGPNGVAILLPLTFTMDPTSAIVMLSCIYWGALFGGAITSILFNIPGEAWSVATTFDGYPMAQQGRAAEALTAAFTSSFIGSLVAVLLITFLAPMISSFALKFGPPEFFAVYLLTFCSFVGLGREAKHKTVISMSLGLLLAGIGMDTVSGQLRMTFGSAELLRGINFLVAVIGLFGISEILLTMEERLALRGHAASISLRVVLSVWKDLPKYWVTLLRSSFIGCWLGITPGGAIAASFMGYNLAKRFAKDSESFGKGRIEGVFAPETAAHASGTSALLPMLALGIPGSGTAAILLGGLMVWGLNPGPLLFVEHKDFVWGLIASMYLGNVVGLVLVLTTVPIFASILRVPFAAVAPMIVVSCAIGAYAIQNAMFDIWLMLGFGVVGYVFKKIGIPLAPFTLALVLGNRAEDAFRLSMIGASGDLKVFWSNGLVGSITTLAIVLLFWPVIDGVLGRLGWTQRTRTTPR; translated from the coding sequence ATGGAAGCTTTCGGTCTCCTGCTGCACGGCTTCGCCGTCCTGCTGACGTGGAAGACGCTGGTGCTGATGATGGTCGGGCTGGTGCTCGGCATCTTCGTCGGCGTGCTGCCCGGGCTCGGCGGGCCCAATGGCGTTGCGATCCTGTTACCGCTCACCTTCACGATGGATCCCACCTCGGCCATCGTGATGCTGTCCTGCATCTATTGGGGTGCGCTGTTCGGCGGCGCCATTACCTCGATCCTGTTCAACATCCCCGGCGAAGCCTGGTCGGTCGCAACCACTTTCGACGGCTACCCAATGGCGCAGCAAGGCCGGGCGGCCGAGGCGCTGACCGCGGCGTTCACGTCCTCCTTTATCGGCTCGCTGGTCGCGGTGCTGCTCATCACCTTCCTCGCACCGATGATCTCGTCCTTTGCGCTCAAGTTCGGTCCGCCCGAGTTCTTCGCGGTGTACCTGCTCACTTTCTGCTCCTTCGTCGGTTTGGGGCGCGAAGCCAAGCACAAGACGGTCATCTCGATGTCGCTCGGTCTGCTGCTGGCCGGCATCGGCATGGACACGGTGTCGGGTCAGCTACGCATGACCTTCGGCTCCGCCGAGCTCCTGCGCGGGATCAACTTCCTGGTCGCCGTCATCGGCCTGTTCGGCATCAGCGAGATCCTGCTGACGATGGAGGAGCGGTTGGCGCTGCGCGGCCACGCCGCCAGCATCTCGCTGCGCGTGGTCCTGAGCGTGTGGAAGGACCTGCCGAAATACTGGGTGACGCTGCTGCGCTCCTCCTTCATCGGCTGCTGGCTCGGCATCACCCCCGGCGGGGCGATCGCGGCGTCCTTCATGGGCTACAATCTCGCCAAGCGCTTTGCCAAGGATTCGGAGAGCTTCGGCAAGGGCCGGATCGAAGGCGTGTTCGCGCCTGAGACGGCGGCGCATGCCTCCGGCACCTCGGCGCTGCTGCCGATGCTGGCGCTCGGCATTCCGGGCTCCGGCACCGCGGCGATCCTGCTCGGCGGGTTGATGGTATGGGGGCTCAACCCCGGCCCGCTGCTGTTCGTCGAGCACAAGGACTTCGTCTGGGGCCTGATCGCCTCGATGTATCTCGGCAATGTCGTCGGTCTCGTGCTGGTGCTGACGACGGTGCCGATCTTCGCCTCGATCCTCCGCGTGCCGTTCGCGGCGGTGGCGCCGATGATTGTGGTGTCCTGCGCGATCGGCGCTTATGCCATCCAGAACGCGATGTTCGACATCTGGCTGATGCTAGGCTTCGGTGTCGTCGGCTACGTCTTCAAGAAAATCGGCATTCCCCTGGCGCCGTTCACCCTTGCGCTCGTGCTCGGCAACCGCGCCGAGGACGCCTTTCGCCTGTCGATGATCGGCGCCAGTGGTGACCTCAAGGTGTTCTGGTCGAACGGCTTGGTCGGTTCGATCACGACGTTGGCGATCGTGCTGCTGTTCTGGCCTGTCATCGACGGGGTGCTGGGGCGCCTCGGCTGGACGCAGAGGACCAGAACGACCCCGCGTTAG
- a CDS encoding tripartite tricarboxylate transporter TctB family protein, whose protein sequence is MSQTDIEIVVDDPTAPEDDSPAVASTSTVEIIACLLLLVLAAILGYDNWRTGASWDSTGPEPGYFPFYLSLVLGGASFYGLIAALLGRRETSETFVTRAQARRVMAVFVPTLLFCLVTQFLGLYVASFFLIAGFMRAIGKIALWKSLLTALVFTAAMFVTFDIAFDVIMPKGPLEAAFGY, encoded by the coding sequence ATGTCCCAAACCGATATTGAAATCGTCGTCGACGATCCGACCGCTCCTGAGGACGACTCCCCCGCCGTCGCGAGCACCAGCACGGTCGAAATCATCGCCTGCCTGCTGCTGCTCGTGCTCGCCGCAATCCTCGGCTACGACAATTGGCGCACCGGCGCCTCCTGGGATTCAACCGGACCGGAGCCCGGTTATTTCCCGTTCTATCTCTCGCTCGTCCTGGGCGGCGCCAGCTTCTACGGTCTGATCGCAGCTCTCCTCGGGCGTCGTGAAACGAGCGAGACCTTCGTCACGCGGGCGCAGGCGCGCCGCGTGATGGCGGTGTTCGTGCCGACGCTGCTGTTCTGTCTGGTGACGCAGTTCCTCGGCCTCTATGTCGCGAGCTTCTTCCTGATTGCGGGTTTCATGCGGGCGATCGGCAAGATCGCGCTGTGGAAGTCGTTGCTCACCGCTCTTGTGTTCACGGCGGCCATGTTCGTCACCTTCGACATCGCCTTCGACGTCATCATGCCGAAGGGACCGCTCGAAGCGGCCTTCGGGTACTAA
- a CDS encoding Bug family tripartite tricarboxylate transporter substrate binding protein — protein sequence MRIPLKAVGAATALLLSAPAFAGWEPTKPVEIVVAAGAGGASDQMARMMQAAIQKNNLMKQPMVVSLKGGASGAEALMYMKSSEGDPNKVLIAYSLIYMLPLSAKIPFNWRELTPVSVIALDQFVLWDNSAGPKTVKEFVAAAKAASSPFKMGGTGSKREDHVLTVFLEQKTGAKFSYLPYKSGGEAATQLVGNHTESNVNNPSENLEVWRAGQVRPLCVFDKERISYTTKVTDTQSWADIPTCKEEGVDVQYLMLRAMFLPGKVTPEQQAFYVELFHKVTQTAEYKDYMEKQALKPIFLTGKDMVQFLEEDDAVNKTLMTEAGFVAK from the coding sequence GTGCGAATTCCGTTGAAAGCCGTCGGAGCCGCGACGGCCTTGTTGTTGAGCGCGCCCGCCTTTGCCGGCTGGGAACCGACCAAGCCGGTCGAGATCGTGGTGGCGGCGGGCGCCGGGGGCGCCTCCGACCAGATGGCGCGGATGATGCAGGCCGCGATCCAGAAGAACAATCTGATGAAGCAGCCGATGGTAGTCTCGCTCAAGGGCGGCGCCTCGGGTGCCGAAGCGCTGATGTACATGAAGTCCAGCGAGGGTGACCCGAACAAGGTGCTGATCGCCTATTCGCTGATCTACATGCTGCCGCTGTCGGCGAAGATCCCGTTCAACTGGCGCGAGCTCACCCCGGTCTCTGTGATTGCGCTCGACCAGTTCGTGCTGTGGGACAACAGCGCCGGTCCCAAGACTGTGAAGGAATTCGTCGCGGCGGCGAAGGCCGCAAGCTCGCCGTTCAAGATGGGCGGTACCGGCTCCAAGCGGGAGGACCACGTGCTGACCGTCTTCCTCGAGCAGAAGACCGGCGCGAAATTCTCCTATCTGCCCTACAAGTCCGGCGGCGAGGCCGCGACCCAGCTGGTCGGCAACCACACCGAATCCAACGTCAACAATCCATCCGAGAATCTCGAAGTCTGGCGCGCCGGCCAGGTGCGTCCGCTCTGCGTGTTCGACAAGGAGCGCATCTCCTACACGACCAAGGTGACGGACACGCAGTCCTGGGCCGACATCCCGACCTGCAAGGAGGAGGGCGTCGACGTCCAGTACCTGATGCTGCGGGCGATGTTCCTGCCCGGCAAGGTCACGCCGGAGCAGCAGGCGTTCTATGTCGAGCTGTTCCACAAGGTGACACAGACCGCCGAATACAAGGACTATATGGAAAAGCAGGCGTTGAAGCCGATCTTCCTCACCGGCAAGGACATGGTGCAATTTCTCGAGGAAGACGACGCTGTCAACAAGACGTTGATGACGGAAGCCGGATTCGTCGCGAAGTAG